A region of Peromyscus maniculatus bairdii isolate BWxNUB_F1_BW_parent chromosome 7, HU_Pman_BW_mat_3.1, whole genome shotgun sequence DNA encodes the following proteins:
- the Bcl2a1 gene encoding bcl-2-related protein A1 — translation MITHPLPDAVFVLVASLASRAVQSAPPGKMTDCEFMYIHSLAEDYLQYVLQVPTLESAPSKTSRVLQRVAFSAQKKVEKNLKLYLDYFDVGSIDAARTIFNQVMEKEFEDGIINWGRIVTVFAFGGVLLKKLPQEQIDMDADAYKQVSSFVAEFIMNNTGEWIRQNGGWEDGFMKKFEPKSGWLTFLEMTGQIWEMLFFSSSNTTDQRDNGTCDNGDQHLVRPFANNSDDRT, via the exons ATGATTACCCATCCACTGCCAGATGCTGTCTTTGTGTTAGTTGCCTCTTTGGCCTCCAGAGCTGTCCAGTCAGCTCCACCAGGGAAGATGACtgactgtgagttcatgtatatCCACTCTTTGGCTGAGGACTATCTTCAGTATGTCTTGCAGGTACCCACTTTGGAATCGGCTCCAAGCAAAACATCCAGAGTGCTACAAAGAGTTGCtttctcagctcaaaaaaaagtggaaaagaaTCTGAAACTATACTTGGATTATTTTGATGTGGGATCCATTGATGCTGCCAGAACTATCTTCAATCAAGTGAtggaaaaagaatttgaagatggCATCATTAACTGGGGAAGGATTGTGACTGTATTTGCCTTTGGGGGTGTTCTCCTCAAAAAACTCCCACAAGAGCAGATTGACATGGATGCAGATGCTTACAAGcaagtttccagttttgtggctGAATTCATAATGAATAACACAGGAGAATGGATACGGCAGAATGGAGGCTGG GAAGATGGCTTCATGAAGAAGTTTGAACCTAAATCTGGCTGGCTGACCTTTCTGGAAATGACAGGACAGATCTGGGaaatgctctttttctcctcaagcaACACTACTGACCAGAGAGACAATGGAACCTGTGACAATGGTGACCAGCACTTAGTACGTCCATTTGCAAACAACTCAGATGACAGGACTTGA